The window TCTTCTACAGACTACATCGGACATCAGTTTGGACCACATGCCGAAGAATTGGTGGACACCTATATCAAACTAGACAAAGATATTGCTGAGGTATTGAAATATATTGACTCCACTGTAGGCTCAGAAAATGCTATCATCTTTCTTACTGCCGATCATGGTGTTGTAAGTGTACCTAACGAATTGAAAGCTCGAAAAATACCCGCTGGCTATTTTGATGCAAGCCAGCTAACAGCAGAACTCAACTCACACCTTTCTAAATACTATGGAGAAGACAATTGGGTGCTTAAATATTCTAATCAACAATTCTTCTTAAATAGAAAGCTGATAGAAGAAAGTAAAATAAAACATCAAGACATCCAGCAATTGGCGGCTGACTACCTTATCAATGTGGATGGTGTTCTAAATACGTTTACAGCTCATCAGCTGCATCACAATGAATATCAAAATAACTTCCATTCTCTTATTCAGAAAGGCTTCAACCAAAAGCGTTCTGGAGATGTAGTTATCGCCTTGAACTCAGGGTGGATTGAATGGAACTCACCTACAGGAACAACTCATGGCTCCTGCTATAGCTATGATACTCACGTTCCTTTATTATTTTGGGGCAAAGGTATTGAGCAAGGTGTCTCTGACGAATACATTTCTATTTGCGACATTGCACCAACAGTAAGCACATTACTTGGTATATCATTTCCTAACGGATGTACAGGTCAACCAATCAGAAGTATCACCGAATGAAAGTAGTCCAAAGCCAGACATACGACATACTGATAGGTGAAGATAGTCTTCAGAATATCAATCTTTCAAAGTATTCGGCAGCAGCTATTCTTGTAGATGAAAATACAAAAATGCATTGTCTGGATATCTTTTTATCCAAAACTCAAGTAGACTCACCACTGATTATTGAAATTCTTTCTGGAGAAACAAATAAAAATATATCTACTTGTCAATTCATCTGGGAAAAACTAACCTCCGCCCAATTCGATAGAAACTCAATAATCATCAATCTAGGAGGTGTGTTATTGGTGATATGGGCGGATTTGCTGCATCCTGCTACAAAAGAGGAATTGACTATATCCAAGTTCCCACAACACTATTGGCAATGGTAGACGCTTCAGTAGGTGGTAAATTAGGAGTCGATTTTATGGGTTTAAAAAATCAAATCGGATTATTCAAAGAGCCAAAAGGGGTTTATATTTTTCCTGAATTCTTAAACAGTCTAGAGGAAAGACAATTACTATCTGGCTATGCCGAAGTGATAAAACACGCCCTAATTAGTGATCTCGATAGCTGGAATTTTTTATCAAATACTACGCTAGACCAACTGAATTGGGAAAGCGTAATTGGTGATAGTGTTACACTCAAAAATAAAATAGTTAGTGCCGACCCTCAGGAAAAAGGTTTGCGTAAAACCCTCAACTTTGGCCATAGTCTTGGACACGCCATTGAAAGTTATTATTTATCGAAAGACATAGACATATTACATGGTGAAGCTATTGCAATAGGTATGCATTTAGAATGCTTGATTTCTACGATTAGCTCAAATGAAAAAAAGTCCATAACCCACTTTTTAAATCAGACCTTTAGAACAATAGATTTACCTCATTTTGATGAACTTCTACCCTATTTAGAAAATGATAAAAAAAAT is drawn from Flavobacteriales bacterium and contains these coding sequences:
- a CDS encoding 3-dehydroquinate synthase; protein product: MGGFAASCYKRGIDYIQVPTTLLAMVDASVGGKLGVDFMGLKNQIGLFKEPKGVYIFPEFLNSLEERQLLSGYAEVIKHALISDLDSWNFLSNTTLDQLNWESVIGDSVTLKNKIVSADPQEKGLRKTLNFGHSLGHAIESYYLSKDIDILHGEAIAIGMHLECLISTISSNEKKSITHFLNQTFRTIDLPHFDELLPYLENDKKNEEGKLLFSLLNRIGECQYNCEVSIETLRDIF